In one window of Ovis aries strain OAR_USU_Benz2616 breed Rambouillet chromosome 3, ARS-UI_Ramb_v3.0, whole genome shotgun sequence DNA:
- the POMC gene encoding pro-opiomelanocortin isoform X1, with the protein MPRLCSSRSGALLLVLLLQASMEVRGWCLESSQCQDLTTESNLLACIRACKPDLSAETPVFPGNGDEQPLTENPRKYVMGHFRWDRFGRRNGSSSFGAGGAAQKREEEVAVGEGPGPRGDGAETGPREDKRSYSMEHFRWGKPVGKKRRPVKVYPNGAEDESAQAFPLEFKRELTGERLEQARGPEAQAESAAARAELEYGLVAEAEAAEKKDSGPYKMEHFRWGSPPKDKRYGGFMTSEKSQTPLVTLFKNAIIKNAHKKGQ; encoded by the exons ATGCCGAGACTGTGCAGCAGTCGTTCGGGCGCCCTGCTGCTGGTCTTGCTGCTTCAGGCCTCCATGGAAGTGCGTGGTTGGTGCCTGGAGAGCAGCCAGTGTCAGGACCTCACCACGGAAAGTAACCTGCTG GCGTGCATCCGGGCCTGCAAGCCCGACCTCTCGGCCGAGACGCCGGTGTTCCCCGGCAACGGCGATGAGCAGCCGCTGACTGAGAACCCCCGGAAGTACGTCATGGGCCATTTCCGCTGGGACCGCTTCGGCCGTCGGAATGGTAGCAGCAGCTTCGGAGCTGGGGGCGCGGCCCAGAAGCGCGAGGAGGAAGTGGCGGTGGGCGAAGGCCCCGGGCCCCGCGGCGATGGCGCCGAGACGGGTCCGCGAGAGGACAAGCGTTCTTACTCCATGGAACACTTCCGCTGGGGCAAGCCGGTGGGCAAGAAGCGGCGCCCGGTGAAGGTGTACCCCAACGGCGCCGAGGACGAGTCGGCCCAGGCCTTTCCCCTCGAATTCAAGAGGGAGCTGACCGGGGAGAGGCTCGAGCAGGCGCGCGGCCCCGAGGCCCAGGCTGAGAGCGCGGCCGCCCGGGCTGAGCTGGAGTATGGTCTGGTGGCAGAGGCTGAGGCGGCCGAGAAGAAGGACTCGGGGCCCTATAAGATGGAACACTTCCGCTGGGGCAGCCCGCCCAAGGACAAGCGCTACGGCGGGTTCATGACCTCGGAGAAGAGCCAAACGCCCCTTGTCACGCTGTTCAAAAACGCCATCATCAAGAACGCCCACAAGAAGGGCCAGTGA
- the POMC gene encoding pro-opiomelanocortin precursor (The RefSeq protein has 1 substitution compared to this genomic sequence), protein MPRLCSSRSGALLLVLLLQASMEVRGWCLESSQCQDLTTESNLLACIRACKPDLSAETPVFPGNGDEQPLTENPRKYVMGHFRWDRFGRRNGSSSFGAGGAAQKREEEVAVGEGPGPRGDGAETGPREDKRSYSMEHFRWGKPVGKKRRPVKVYPNGAEDESAQAFPLEFKRELTGERLEQARXPEAQAESAAARAELEYGLVAEAEAAEKKDSGPYKMEHFRWGSPPKDKRYGGFMTSEKSQTPLVTLFKNAIIKNAHKKGQ, encoded by the exons ATGCCGAGACTGTGCAGCAGTCGTTCGGGCGCCCTGCTGCTGGTCTTGCTGCTTCAGGCCTCCATGGAAGTGCGTGGTTGGTGCCTGGAGAGCAGCCAGTGTCAGGACCTCACCACGGAAAGTAACCTGCTG GCGTGCATCCGGGCCTGCAAGCCCGACCTCTCGGCCGAGACGCCGGTGTTCCCCGGCAACGGCGATGAGCAGCCGCTGACTGAGAACCCCCGGAAGTACGTCATGGGCCATTTCCGCTGGGACCGCTTCGGCCGTCGGAATGGTAGCAGCAGCTTCGGAGCTGGGGGCGCGGCCCAGAAGCGCGAGGAGGAAGTGGCGGTGGGCGAAGGCCCCGGGCCCCGCGGCGATGGCGCCGAGACGGGTCCGCGAGAGGACAAGCGTTCTTACTCCATGGAACACTTCCGCTGGGGCAAGCCGGTGGGCAAGAAGCGGCGCCCGGTGAAGGTGTACCCCAACGGCGCCGAGGACGAGTCGGCCCAGGCCTTTCCCCTCGAATTCAAGAGGGAGCTGACCGGGGAGAGGCTCGAGCAGGCGCGCGGCCCCGAGGCCCAGGCTGAGAGCGCGGCCGCCCGGGCTGAGCTGGAGTATGGTCTGGTGGCAGAGGCTGAGGCGGCCGAGAAGAAGGACTCGGGGCCCTATAAGATGGAACACTTCCGCTGGGGCAGCCCGCCCAAGGACAAGCGCTACGGCGGGTTCATGACCTCGGAGAAGAGCCAAACGCCCCTTGTCACGCTGTTCAAAAACGCCATCATCAAGAACGCCCACAAGAAGGGCCAGTGA